The Oncorhynchus keta strain PuntledgeMale-10-30-2019 chromosome 28, Oket_V2, whole genome shotgun sequence DNA segment gctgtgtgtctctcgccctctcgctgtgtgtctctcgccctctcgctgtgtgtctctcgccctctcgctgtgtgtctctcgccctcgcctctcgccctctcgctgtgtgtctctcgccctctcgctgtgtgtctctcgccctctcgctgtgtgtctcgccctctcgctgtgtgtctctccctctcgctgtgtgtctctcgccctctcgctgtgtgtctctcgccctctcgctgtgtgtctctcgccctctcgctgtgtgtctctcgcCCTCTCGCCCTGCTGTGTGTCTCGCcctctcgctgtgtgtctctcgccctctcgctgtgtgtctctcgctgtgtgtcctctcgctgtgtgtctctcgccctctcgctgtgtgtctctcgccctctcgctgtgtgtctctcgccctctcgctgtgtgcctctcgccctctcgctgtgtgcctctcgccctctcgctgtgtgcctctcgccctctcgctgtgtgtctctcgccctctcgctgtgtgtctctctcagataaaaatgtttttaaattataTTGACAGTAGTATTTGCTGTTCATGATTTAAATGTACTGTTTTCCTTTTTCTAAGAAAGTATTTGTTGCATTTGCCAGAAACAAAATCCTTGAACTTAACAATGGACTGTAGTGCCACTTACAGTGAGGCAATATTCTCGTGGTTCCATCCATATTTTTTGGAAGGGTGTGTAGAATGTTCCCGGCCAGCCCTAAAAGCAGTGCCCTCCTCTTCTGGTGAGATGCAACACGAGGCAACAGTACTGCAAGTGAGGCGGTGGCAGGCAGGCGTCATGGCGGCTGGCGTTAGCACGGTGGCACGCTTACGTGATGACTTGGGTGCTAGAGTGCAAATTGCATTGCTCTCCTGCTATTCACTTCCAATTAGGCAGCGGGCCGAGTGATGCGTCTCAGAGCAGGATCTTCTAGCAGCCAGGCATCAAAAAGAGCAATGTCGCTCAGTGACAtcattgagggagggaggggaaggaactCCTGGAGCTACAGTAGGATGGCAGCCACAGCTTAATGTGACTAGGTGAGAATTGTGATTAGTATTGATGAAGAAACAGGGACACTGACGATTGACAGCATTTTTATTTTGAACATGAAAATCCCCAAATCGGAAAGATTAAAATCTCCAAATAGATTCAGCTCCTTTTTAGTCTTAGTCTTGAAACATATTGTAGCTGTTTCAAGATCAAGTGTCAATGGTGTAGGTTAGTAAGGTTTTCAATGTTTTACCTTCATTCACTaaccaacatgttggttgtgaaTGTGGAAATATTGTTTTGATTGCCAAAATTATTGTGATTTTTGCCCAAATCAACCATCAGATGGTAGGGTATGGTCTGGCGTCATATTTGTGATCATATAAATCTGTCCATCCCAGTAGCTACATTGTGCTGCATTTAGCACAATTCACAATCTGCCTTTCTTCACATTGTCCACATTGTCTGCTTTGAAATGTTGATGTTCTTTATTTGATCATATTAGACTATGAAATATTGAATGTGCCGGTGTATGAAAGCAAGGCATTTATCTGCATGAATAGCCCCTGTTTAGTGAAGTAGGTAATGCGCTTTAAGTATCATCCCATTCATGCATACAAAAATGTACACTAAACTCTGTCACATGGTTTCACACTGCAGCAGAACCCTCAgatcttaaagctgcaatatgtaactttttgggcgacatagaaatgtgagttatagatatgtcattctcgttgaaagcaagtctaagaagcagaaGATCTGTTCTGTGTGCATTATTTCTATGATTCCCATGCTTAAGttttttgtttttgcatcttttactttcggtttagTATACCagtttcaaacagctgaaaataaaatgtttggttatgaaaaatatatttcacagcggtttagatggtacaatgattctctacactatacttgcttgttttgttacataaactgaaattaggcgaactatttgAAATTTGATTTCTGCAACCACTGCATTCTGAGTTCATCTTATTGTTGCTGGTAACAAGTGTTCTGGGTATATTTATGACTGTGGGGGTGATGTACTGTATCAAGCCAAATAAACCATCTAGGCTATAGGTGGAGTGTGAGAAAGATTGTCAAAGTTATTTAGGCCTACTTAATTTACCATTTTTAAAAATACAGATATTTTGTGTCTTGTCTATTACCTTCCAGGAATAGTTAACTGGATCACATAGGCTAGGCAGTTTGTGAACCCTGTAAACATGTCCCTTCATTTCTTCGAGACAGTATATTAGACTGGTTTGTCTTTTATACTATCTGTAAAATAAAGCAATGATTATTGAGTTTACAGTAAACTATTGGCCCGGATTAAAAATTAACTCATGCAATGTCAGCCATGTATCCAGTCTCAGATTGATCTAGATAAACAGCATACTGTAACCTGACTTCAACTGACTGACGTCTGTCAGATAGTGCATCTCTGTCAAATATTACATAGCTGGTATGTCTCTCGGTCTTATGACAGGCTTGTGCATTAAGCGTAAGTTAATACTGTACATAATGATGACTAACCACTATAAAATGTGTAGCCATCTTGCAGACACTATGAAGTCAACAACAAAAGTATAGTTTTAGTAGATATTTGATCAAAATTACAGTACAGTGCGTCAGCCCCCCACAGCCTCTTTGAGATGTCTCCCTTCACACTACAAGGACTCCAACTCCATAGAGGGCTCTGGAGAGGAACCTACAACATATCTATCTCACTTACCTTATTATAGAACTGAAATCTATAGTGACGACAACATGAAACTGCTCATTTACAACAATATATCAACAAAAGTCTTGCAGAAGTTAGGGAGAAAATTTGACTCCAGAAGACAGTCTGTAGATTGCTTTATTTGCCAGACCTGTTTTATTAACATGTAGACTCTAGAAGCTGTATTCTTATGTGGGACACCATAGACGGACGGACAGCCTAGACGGACGGACAGCCTAGACCGACGGACAGCCTAGACGAACGGACAGCctagacggacggacggacggacgggcctgctgttttatttttttctatttaGCGTGCCATAAATCCGGGAGATGAAAATGTCATGGAGCAGGATCATTTTTCAAAGAGGTTTTGATTGCTATGAGTGTGTAATTGATTGTTCCAAGGACAGGGGGAAATCTAGAAATGTCATAACAGTCCTGCTTAGGTCGGTCCCACTTCCAGGCAATCAATGTGAAGTAAAAAGGGATATTGATTTGTGAGCTGCGAAAACTGTAGCTTGAGACAACCGGAGAGCAGTTCAGGAAAGTGGCACAGACATGCAGACCTGTCACTGGCACCTATGAATTACCCAATTTTCTGTGAAGATAGTATTACCTGGGATATTGCAGGCAGCTGTCCATTAGCTAACCCTGTCAGGCTGCTCACTGACTGCCTTGTCACTTTAATGAGGGAAATGTTGACCTTCCATGGGATAAATGTTGATATCTTTACCATTACAAAGTTAATACTAACAGGCTAATAGTGGAAGTTCAATACTGTTACTGGGGAAAAACAGACTAATTTCAGCATGCTAACTTGGAAAATGCCAAGATTGTcatacatttttaaatgtttgtATTTCTGTATTCTGATGTGTTTAATACCCATTCAGTATTGTTTTAACTGGGGGGGGAAATAATTCCTGTAAGTGTGAGAATATGATTTCTTATACTACGTCTACCACTACACATTCACTAGGCTGTGTTCTAAAATTGCCTTGGCTCAGAAAGTGACTGCTTCTCCTGGATATTCAGGCATTGTTGTGCCAGGGGTCTGTTCTAACGGATTCATGTTATAAACACCTCAAGTAGCTGTTTTATGATGGACACCGTAGGTTTTTTTACCTTTGCATATCCCTGTCTGAAGATAGACATTTGTAGTGACACAGATTTGAGGCTTTGCAGGGGTTTATGACATGATAAATCTCAGCCCTGGCATGCCAACCCTCTCATTTTACAAGCCTAGTTAGACTGAATGCTGCCTATACCAGACTAAAAGGCACAACATTTCCTCAGAAGGTCTACTTTGTAATTTAGGAAACATTCATAAAAGTTGATGATCACTGAAATGATTACATCCTCAGTATTATTGCATCTTGTTTAATCTTGTACTGTATTTTGACAGTTGTAGCAATTGTAAACTACAGGTATTCAGTTGACAATTTACTACTAGGGTGGAGTGTTCCAGTATCGCATTGACACATTTTGTCATCTTAAAGttttaggatcttaatttgagactgtttgctacagcaggaaaataatccaggaaatgtgaattattatgtggattatgcTTAATGGACATCGATGTAGGAGTTTCTACATTTTTTGTAAGAGAAATTCAAGTCTGAAATTTGAAAATGAGTGGAAATTACAATCTTCAGAAGCCTTTTCAAGCCTCAAATAGACTACAAGTGTTACATTTCCTGCCTCCCTGGAAAGTTATTCTGCAACAGGTGATCAAATTATGATCATACATTTGTATCGGAGATGTAGACTACAATGTCCCTAAGTAGCATCAGAGAAGGCTCTGCCCTTGCATTTGATATTGCTAATTGGCATCAACCAAGGGTTGGAAAAATGGAGTTACAAAGAGTGTGAGAAGTGGAAGTAGACATGTGGGTCACCCCTGGTCATCTTGGCGTCACCCCTGCCTGGTGCCTTTGGATGTTGATAACCAAAGatactgtatataatgacgagatggtCTTGTCTCCGCCCTAACTATGGGAGTGGTTGTCGCAAATGTGGGAAGGCAGGCGGTCTGTATTCCCGCATGGACGGGAGTGGAACTTCTCGCGTCACATCTTTTTGACTGATATTACTTCTGACCAAATGGGCAGGAAATGCTGCTGATAATTTCTCTCAATTTCGTCTGGAAATACAAAATATACTGAATGTAGACTGTTCTCACATTCTCTTACTTTAGGATTTTAATTCCTTATAATTAAGTTATCTTAATACGTTTTTGTTTCATTAAATAGCCATGCTGAGTGTGATAGTGCTCTATGGCAGTGTAGATAAAGCTACTTGAACATAGTAAATTGTATCATCTAATTGCCATGAAATAACAATTTATTGGATGCATGTCAGCTCCATTGCGGTATGATTGCTAAATGTCTTAGTGAAATATTTATTAATGCTAATTCCTAATCCATGAATTAGTTAGAAGGTTCACTATCTGCATGAAGTAGGCTAAGTAAAGCTGTTTTGCTATATCTGCAATATGTCACCAGACAATCCTTGAAACTTCTACTTGAAAAGGCTCTTTTATCAATCAATATTTGGTGATGGTCGATATAAGTGAAAGGTTCTACGGTAATTTGAATTTGCCAAAAAAGCAATGTGCTATAATTCTGTCCATAGTCTCTATCAAGACTTTCAAACTAGAAGACATTAACTAGAAGCTTGTCATAGGTGATAGTGTTCTTGTTTATCTGTGataactacagttgaagttggaagtttacatacaccttagccaaatacatttaaactcagtttttcacaattcctgacatttaatcctagtaaaaattccctgttttaggtcagttaggatcaccactttattttaagaatgtgaaatgtcagaataatagtagagagaatgatttaattTCAGCGTTtattactttcatcacattcccagtgggtcagaagtttacatacactcaatgagtatttggtagcattgcatttaaattgcttgacttgggtcaaatgttttgggtagctttCCATAAGcatcccacagtaagttgggtgaattttggcccattcctcctgacagagctggtgtacctgagtcaggtttgtaggcctccttgctcgcacacactttttcagttctgcccacatattttctataggattgaggtcagggctttgtgatggccactccaataccttgactttgttgtccttaagccattttgccacaactttggaagtatgcttggggtcattgtccatttggaagacccatttgcgaccaagctttaacttcctgactgatgtcttgagatgttgcttcaatatatccacataatgttcttTCCCCGTGaggcaatctattttgtgaagtgcaccagcccctcctgcagcaaagcacccccacatcataatgctgccaccctcgtgcttcatggttgggatggtgcttttaggcttgcaagcctccccctttttcctccaaacataatgatggtcattatggccaaacagttatatttttgtttcatcagaccagaggacatttctccaaaaagtacgatatttgtccccatgtgcagttgcaaaccatagtctggcttttttatggcggtattggagcagtggcttcttccttgttgagcagcCTTCCAGGTTGTCGATaaaggactagttttactgtggatatagatacttttgcacctgtttcctccagcatcttcacaaggtcctttgctattgctctgggattgatttgcactttttgcaccaaagtacgttcatctctaggagacaacgcgtctcattcctgagcagtatgacggctgcgtggtcccatggtgtttatacttgcatactattgttcgtacagaggaatgtggtactttcaggcatttggaaattgctcccaaggatgaaccagacttgtggaggtctacaaaaattctgaggtcttggctgatttcttttgattttcccatgatgtcaagcaaagatgcactgatttgaaggtaggctttgaaatacatccacgggtacacctccaattgactcaaaggatgtcaattagcctattagaagcttctgaagccatgacatcattttctggtattttccaagctgtttaaaggcacagtcaacttagtgtacgtaaacgtctgacccactggaattgtgatacagtgaattataagtgaaataatctgtctgtaaacaattgttggaaaaattacttgtcatgcacaaagtagatgtcctaaccaacttaaacaagaaatttgtggagttgttgaaaaaatGGTTTTAATggttccaacctaagtgtatgtaaacttctgactccaaCTGTATGTATAAAACAATCAATAAAACATGTCTCTGTACTCTGACAACACTCCCTCTCTTGCATGGGGGGAAAGAGGGTGTTTTGAAGGCCATCAATGATCTCAGTTGCCCAATCCAGAAGTTTCTCTTGTGGTTGAGGGTCATAGCACATTCGGGAATCTCTGGTGTGCTGTGTGGCTCCTTGTTCTCCATGTTTTTTTTGAAGTTTTGTGTCCCATGACCATCTTCATCCATTAGCTGGCAACCTCTAGAGCGTGTCCTGGGGCACTTGTGAAATACTGAtttaaaaaaacactttttttccaaATGCGAAGGAGGATGACATTCTTCATTCTATGGGCTGACCCAGTGTTCTGTAGTACTTGGAGTGCTCCTTACATTCCTCATTCCATAGATTGCCCCTAAATCAAAGGTGAAATATTACCCACATTAGATCCATAGGTTCCTAAACAAGGCCATTGTGTCCTTCTCATGTTTATCTAAAAGCACATCTGCCATAACTTCTCCCAAAATGCAAATTTTCCAACATGAATAAGAGAACATACTGCAAGATGTCTCTTCAAAAGTATTTTTTTAAGTAGTTTGTTTTCATATTGTAGACTGGCTAAATTTGAGAGGGACCTTAATTCAACAGAGAAgagttttattgttttgtattgataATAGTTTTCCTGATTCATTTACTGTATGAATATCTGATCCTCCAGCCCTGTTCAAAATGGCTTAATATGCTGTATCACAAGTAATGCAAATTAGATTATGTTAAATATGTCAATTAGAAAAATGGTTGTTTCATTATCAGTTAATTGATGCAATAACATTGAGCCCTATGAGTGTGAACAAACAAGTGAATAATGAAATGGATAATTGCTGTTTATGAGACTGTCAAGGACAATATAACAATGTGACAGATTGCCAACAACTTCTAGAAATGTTAGTTAATGATCTTATGATAAATACATATATTTTCAACAATTTACTGGTTCTTGGTTGTGCTGTGATTCATGTGTTAATAATTATCCAGATTTAGGTTTACATTTTCATAAAGAATTAAAATTTCACTGTCAAGAAAGACTGTCTCACTCTGTAACCACTTAATGGAGACAGGATACATTTAATCTCATTTTGAAATCTGAAATGTAAGTAAACCCCTCTCATCTTGCAAGGCTCAGGCTTTTTCATTTATTCATAGAACACTTGTGGAATATTAGAATATCGCTCAGTCTTTGTAATTTGGTGCAACACAATCTGGTGGATCCAAGCATGGGAAGATATTATCCAACTGAGAAAGCTTCAGTTTTTTCATTGCAAGTTCATTGCAGTTTGGAGATAATCATAATCACTTTGGAATAGGCCACTTGCAATAACACTTAGTAAAACCCTACAAAGAAATCAATTGCATTTTGCCTGTCATTGGCCAACGATTGTTGTAAACATTTCAACATGAGGCAGGGAAACCTTTGACACAGAGGAAGAAGTCAATGGCCCGCCGTGAATCACAAGGAGCTGCTTGACCTCTAGTAGTTTGTTAAAAAAGGCATGTGACATCCACACTGTTGATCCTCTCATGTAGCTCAGGCCTGCATTGTGCATGTAGCCTTGTGTGGATTTCACAGTTTCTCTgaaaacagaacaaacaaaacCTCTTGTTTTGACATACTTTGCATATTTTTCCACTCTTGGAAATATTTCAAATGCTCAGAAGTGATTGCAACTCAACTAATTTCCCTCTCCTATGGTGATTTCTTACTATTATGTAGTCTAAACAGAGATAGGGGTCTTGTAATGAATAACCTCGTCCCCAGGCTATTGGGCATATAAGCCTGGGATATCAACGATTCAAACTTGGCCTTAGAATTCTATGGTCACTCCCACTATGGGAGTTGCCTACTGAGTCAAGTATTTGTCATCATGACTGTGAGGCGTGGGGAGGGTTACAAGGAAGATGTTGTAGATTAAGCCAATGCCTATGCACCGGGAGTTTCTCCCGGTCTTTCTTTATTGTCTAACGAAGACACAGTTTGAAGCGTTGGTCCACCAGATTTTCATTGGACGGAAGTGTCTGGGAACGAGATTATGTGAAGCGTAATAACAAAGGCCTCTAAATTGTATCTCTCCTTCTTTTTCAGTATACGAGCCTGATGAACATGGCGTCATGCGAGAGACCATCCCTGAGGATGACGGAGAGAATGACACTCCATCTGAAGAAAAGACGAGTCCCAAGGCCTCAGAGGACAAAGAGATGGACAACAAAAGCAGCTACAGCTACCAGGACTCCCCCGTCAGTGTCCTTTCCCATCAAGAAGCCGAGTTGGAGTCGCGCCTTAGCGACGCCAGCGATAGACTATCACTCTCAGACTTCAAAAGTTCCTCACCACCTGAAAGCCAGAAGGACGAGGGGAGCAGCGGTTTGAAATACAAGGATGACATGCACAGCAGCCTGGAAAAAATGAGGGCCGCCTATGCTAACTTCCTCTCAGATTCCTACTGCACAGGGATCGGAATGGACTTGAAAATTAGCAAAACTCCCAGCGAGGCTAACTGTGACAGCACCAATGTTAGCACCAAGAGTGAATTTGACTGGCATCAGGATGCACTATCCAAAACCTTCCAGCAAACACACTCCCCAAAGCCTGTGTCCAAACCCAACCTCTTCAGCTCGGTCCACCTCTACAGACAAAGCAGCAAAGCAGGTGGGACGGTGTTTACAGGGGCCAGCCGTTTCAAGTGTAAGGACTGCATTGCATCCTATGACAGTATTGTGGATTTGACAGTGCACATGAACAAGAGTGGACATTACCAGGACAACAATCATGGCAAACCAAGCAATGCCTCCACATCCTCTTCCAAATCAAGGAAACGAAATTTGCAAGACATGGAAGGGAAAGAGGATGCACAGAAAGTTTTGAAGTGTATGTTCTGTGGCCATTCTTTTGAGTCCCTCCAGGACTTGAGTGTCCATATGATAAAAACTAAGCATTACCAAAAAGTACCTTTGAAAGAACCTATTCCAGTACTCTCACCGAAATTACTGCCACCAGGAAAGAAACGGACCTATGAGGCCAACAGACCTTGTTCTCCTGATTCTACCACAGGGTTAGCTGGCTACAGCGAGGCCCAACGGTCCGCTGCTATTTCAAATGCTAACAGTAATCGCTATGGTTATCAGAATGGGGCTAGCTACACTTGGCAGTTTGAGACATGCAAATCTCAGATTCTAAAATGCATGGAGTGTGGAAGCTCACACGATACCCTGCAACAACTCACCACTCATATGATGGTCACTGGACATTTCATGAAAGTTACAAACTCAGCCTCTAAGAAAGGGAAACAGTTAGCTCTGGATCCCTTGGTTATAGAGAAGATGCAGGTATTAGCTGAGCCGCTTGCTAACGAAACTGATGGCGATAAAGTGTCTCCAAAAACATATTCCCCAAGGGTCAGTGAGAAAGATAGCCAGAGGGATGACACATTGGACAAAATGGAAGAAAGTGAAGTGAAAGATGACAAGGCAGACAGTGAGGATCAAAAGGCAGGGAACAGGGTGATTAAATATCGCTATCTTCGTGAGGAGGATCTGGAGCAACAGGGATTGTCAGGTGGTGGGGGGGATATCCTCAAGTCTTTAGCCAACACGGTCGCCTCTGCAATCAACAAGGCTCAGACTGGGACCCCCAGCTGGAGTGCCTACCCCAGTATCCATGCTTCCTATCAACTCTCTGGGATCATCAAGAGCAGCACTCATCTCTCAGCGTCTCCCCCCATTCAGATAAAGCACACATTCAACCACAAGCTGAGACCGATCGCCCCAAAGGGGAAGTTTCTTCAGGGTGCTGGGGGAGTTGACACTCCACAGCAACCGTATCGAAAAGCGGACACCAAGAAAGAAAAGATTGGCATTAGCGATGGTAAAGAACGTCTGAATATTAAGTTTGATCTGGTGGAGAATAATGACAGCGATTGTCAGGACGATTCCTCTACCTCTTCAAAGCTCAATGCAGACTGTCTGAATGAAGGGAGTGATGTGATCAGAGGGAAGTTGAGCCCAGATTTCTCAGACAGAGGCAAGACACCAAGCCCTCCTGCCACCAGTGGACGAAGCACTACTTCAGAGCTTGTCAATGACACCCCGGAAATACTTGGCATAAACCCTCTAAGTGCACTGCAGTCAGTTCTGAACAGCCATTTGGGTAAAGCAAATAAGCCCACCAATTCAAGATCTGAAAATAGTAAACCATCTGCTCGCTCTCAATCTATATTAGCTGAACTCAACCAGAGTATGGATAAACCAGCAGTGGTGCATGCTACCCCTGCTAGGAACAGCGCTAACATTGCCTTCCTGTTTTCTAGCAATGATCAGCCAATAGACCTGACAAAATATAAACCTAACAAGCAAAGTTCCTCCCATCTACAAACCTTTGCCCCAATGCCACAGAAACACGCTCTGTCTGACATTGCTGACATGGTCAAGGTTCTTCCTAAAGCCACCACACCAAAAGCCTCTATGTCATCAAGGATACCCACCATGAAACTGGAATCAGACGTGAGACGCTCTGAGGACGTGTCGGCTGAGGTATACTCGGTTCACAAGCGCAAGGGAAGGCATTCGAACTGGAACCCCCGACATCTTATCATCCTCCAAGCCCAGTTCGTCTCCAGCCTCTTTCTGACTTCTGAGGGCAAGTACTTACTCTCAGATCTTGGTCCTCAGGAACGAATGCACATCTCTAAGTTTACTGGACTGTCCATGACAACCATCAGCCACTGGTTGGCCAATGTGAAATACCAACTTAGGAAAACAGGGGGGACCAAGTTTCTGAAGAGCATGGACACTGGCCATCCGATCTTCTACTGCAATGACTGTGCTTCCCAGTTCAGGACACCACCAGCATTCATCTCTCACCTGGAATCACACCTAGGGTTCCAAATCAAAGATATGCGCAAATTGCCTATTGAGCATCAGACGAAGGTAGAGGAGCCAGAACTGTTAAAGGCTCTCAGTGTCCGTGCGACAGAGACGCTAGTCACAGAGGAGGATGTTGACACTAAGTTCAAATGTAAGCTGTGTTGTAGGACATTTGCTAGTAACCATGCAGTTAAACTCCACTTGAGTAAAACTCACAGCAAATCACCTGATAACCATTCACAATATGTGGAAATGGATAAAGAGTAGGAGTTGCTCATTTTTGctaccttttttgttgttgttcattTTTGAAACACTGGTTAGATATTTCAGCCATGTTTCCAGTAGCATTGTGTAGTATGAATAAAGACATTGAAAACATTTAATTGAATATGACATGGACACACTGGCTAGACTAAACCCTAAAATGTTAAAGAATACACCAACTTATACCTTTGCACCCTTCTCAAATGCATCACCAGTAATGAAATGTATTACTGCTTGAAATATAACTGCTAACGTTTGCATGCAATAGCTCTGGCTATGACTactatttatttgtaataatatgTCAAGTTTCAATTGTATTATTTCAAAGACAATGTAATGGATCAATTGTAATGTTCATCTCCAATGCTACACCTTTGTAAAATATGCAGCTGTTTTAAACAGGTAGCCAGACACGTTAACACATCTATTGCACTGTACATTGAACTGTACAGTGAATTGCTATGTaaaaatgttttgtttcattGATAGAACAGAAAAGCACTTTAATAAATGTTAAATCACCAGTTTAGAGTCAGATTATGTACATGAACCCAACAAATATAGACAGGTTGGAAACGAGGAAAAATCAAATATAAATGTGTTTCATTTTAAAAGGATGACAGTGAGACAAATGATACCTGCACCTTCTTTTTTTTACCAATTTAAATAAAGAATTAACATTTGATACCAGACTGTGTTCATTTTAAGTTTTCATGAGTCTCCTGTACGTCTTCTGAAATATTGTAACTTAACAATATATGCGTAGATCAATGTGTGGTTGGGAATGACTGTGTTCTTCATAACAAATAGACATTTTCTTCAGCTCTTTTATTTCACAGCTATAAAATATAATTGCCTGCTAAATTCATATACATTTTACACAATGAATCTCTCTTCTTTCCAGCAATCAAGTCCCTcaattaccaccaccatcaaatCTCTGTT contains these protein-coding regions:
- the LOC118360738 gene encoding teashirt homolog 2-like; this translates as MPRRKQQAPKRSTVYEPDEHGVMRETIPEDDGENDTPSEEKTSPKASEDKEMDNKSSYSYQDSPVSVLSHQEAELESRLSDASDRLSLSDFKSSSPPESQKDEGSSGLKYKDDMHSSLEKMRAAYANFLSDSYCTGIGMDLKISKTPSEANCDSTNVSTKSEFDWHQDALSKTFQQTHSPKPVSKPNLFSSVHLYRQSSKAGGTVFTGASRFKCKDCIASYDSIVDLTVHMNKSGHYQDNNHGKPSNASTSSSKSRKRNLQDMEGKEDAQKVLKCMFCGHSFESLQDLSVHMIKTKHYQKVPLKEPIPVLSPKLLPPGKKRTYEANRPCSPDSTTGLAGYSEAQRSAAISNANSNRYGYQNGASYTWQFETCKSQILKCMECGSSHDTLQQLTTHMMVTGHFMKVTNSASKKGKQLALDPLVIEKMQVLAEPLANETDGDKVSPKTYSPRVSEKDSQRDDTLDKMEESEVKDDKADSEDQKAGNRVIKYRYLREEDLEQQGLSGGGGDILKSLANTVASAINKAQTGTPSWSAYPSIHASYQLSGIIKSSTHLSASPPIQIKHTFNHKLRPIAPKGKFLQGAGGVDTPQQPYRKADTKKEKIGISDGKERLNIKFDLVENNDSDCQDDSSTSSKLNADCLNEGSDVIRGKLSPDFSDRGKTPSPPATSGRSTTSELVNDTPEILGINPLSALQSVLNSHLGKANKPTNSRSENSKPSARSQSILAELNQSMDKPAVVHATPARNSANIAFLFSSNDQPIDLTKYKPNKQSSSHLQTFAPMPQKHALSDIADMVKVLPKATTPKASMSSRIPTMKLESDVRRSEDVSAEVYSVHKRKGRHSNWNPRHLIILQAQFVSSLFLTSEGKYLLSDLGPQERMHISKFTGLSMTTISHWLANVKYQLRKTGGTKFLKSMDTGHPIFYCNDCASQFRTPPAFISHLESHLGFQIKDMRKLPIEHQTKVEEPELLKALSVRATETLVTEEDVDTKFKCKLCCRTFASNHAVKLHLSKTHSKSPDNHSQYVEMDKE